One region of Anaeromyxobacter paludicola genomic DNA includes:
- a CDS encoding TFIIB-type zinc ribbon-containing protein — protein MSDRGITTPSQTEDEYFVKEDAEKKRRIALQVKQETAAAELQRLKDLHYMHCPKCGLKMTEVKYGKVDVDVCFACNGIFLDQGELEQIERDRHPVMGAILNWFKAETHHPVK, from the coding sequence ATGTCCGACAGGGGAATCACGACGCCTTCGCAGACCGAGGACGAGTACTTCGTCAAGGAAGACGCCGAGAAGAAGCGGCGGATCGCCCTCCAGGTGAAGCAGGAGACGGCCGCCGCCGAGCTGCAGCGGCTGAAGGACCTGCACTACATGCACTGCCCCAAGTGCGGCCTGAAGATGACCGAGGTGAAGTACGGGAAGGTGGACGTGGACGTCTGCTTCGCCTGCAACGGCATCTTCCTCGACCAGGGCGAGCTCGAGCAGATCGAGCGGGACCGCCACCCGGTCATGGGCGCCATCCTCAACTGGTTCAAGGCCGAGACCCACCACCCGGTGAAGTGA
- the gatC gene encoding Asp-tRNA(Asn)/Glu-tRNA(Gln) amidotransferase subunit GatC: MSLSLEEVRRVASLARLRLSAEEERLFQGQLSAILDHVKQLEALDVSAVEPMTHALAQGEVGALRPDEPAPSLDPELALAAAPAREGTAFQVPRIIE, from the coding sequence ATGTCGCTGTCACTCGAGGAGGTGCGCCGGGTCGCCTCCCTGGCCCGGCTGCGCCTTTCGGCGGAGGAGGAGCGGCTCTTCCAGGGCCAGCTCTCCGCCATCCTCGACCACGTGAAGCAGCTCGAGGCGCTCGACGTCTCGGCGGTCGAGCCGATGACGCACGCCCTCGCCCAGGGCGAGGTGGGGGCGCTGCGCCCCGACGAGCCCGCGCCGTCGCTCGACCCGGAGCTGGCGCTCGCCGCCGCCCCGGCGCGCGAGGGGACCGCCTTCCAGGTGCCGAGGATCATCGAGTGA
- the gatA gene encoding Asp-tRNA(Asn)/Glu-tRNA(Gln) amidotransferase subunit GatA, translating into MQEAAAALDDRTVSSLELTQAALARVAETDGRLGAFLAVTPERALDAARASDARRARGDARGPLDGVPVALKDIFLTQGVPTTAGSRILEGYVPPYDATVVERLQAAGAVSLGKLNMDEFAMGSSNENSAYKPCHNPWDLARTPGGSSGGSAAAVAARQVFGTLGTDTGGSIREPAAFCGVVGVKPTYGRVSRFGVIAFASSLDQPGPFGKTVADAALLLGAVAGHDPRDATSSTRPVDDYLAGLEGGAAGLRVGVPREWFQEGLEPGVERAVRGALAAYERLGAKLVEVSLPHAKYAVAAYYLIAPAEASSNLARYDGVRYGLRAKASALKEMYAETREQGFGPEPKRRIMLGTYALSAGYYDAYYLRAQKVRTLIRRDFDEAFARCDVVAGPVTPTAAFRLGEKVDDPLQMYLADIYTIPCNLAALPGLSLPCGLHEGQGLPVGLQLVGRPFDEATLLRAARALEREQGPLPAPAGV; encoded by the coding sequence ATCCAGGAGGCGGCGGCCGCCCTCGACGACCGGACCGTCTCCTCGCTCGAGCTCACCCAGGCGGCGCTCGCGCGCGTCGCCGAGACCGACGGGCGGCTCGGGGCCTTCCTCGCCGTCACGCCGGAGCGGGCCCTCGACGCCGCCCGCGCCTCCGACGCCCGCCGCGCCCGCGGCGACGCGCGCGGGCCGCTCGACGGCGTGCCGGTGGCGCTGAAGGACATCTTCCTCACCCAGGGCGTCCCCACCACCGCCGGCTCGCGCATCCTCGAGGGCTACGTCCCGCCCTACGACGCGACGGTGGTGGAGCGGCTCCAGGCCGCCGGCGCGGTCTCGCTCGGCAAGCTCAACATGGACGAGTTCGCCATGGGCTCGTCCAACGAGAACAGCGCCTACAAGCCCTGCCACAACCCCTGGGACCTCGCCCGCACGCCGGGCGGGAGCTCCGGCGGCAGCGCGGCGGCGGTCGCGGCGCGCCAGGTCTTCGGCACGCTCGGCACCGACACCGGCGGCTCCATCCGCGAGCCGGCCGCCTTCTGCGGCGTGGTGGGGGTGAAGCCGACCTACGGCCGCGTCTCGCGCTTCGGCGTCATCGCCTTCGCGAGCTCGCTCGACCAGCCGGGCCCGTTCGGCAAGACCGTCGCCGACGCGGCGCTCCTGCTCGGCGCCGTCGCCGGCCACGACCCCCGCGACGCCACCAGCAGCACCCGGCCGGTGGACGACTACCTCGCCGGCCTCGAGGGCGGCGCCGCCGGGCTGCGCGTCGGCGTGCCGCGCGAGTGGTTCCAGGAGGGGCTCGAGCCGGGCGTGGAGCGGGCCGTCCGCGGCGCGCTCGCCGCCTACGAGCGGCTCGGCGCGAAGCTCGTCGAGGTCTCGCTGCCCCACGCGAAGTACGCCGTGGCGGCCTACTACCTCATCGCGCCGGCCGAGGCCTCCTCCAACCTGGCCCGCTACGACGGCGTGCGCTACGGCCTGCGCGCCAAGGCCTCCGCGCTCAAGGAGATGTACGCCGAGACCCGCGAGCAGGGCTTCGGGCCGGAGCCGAAGCGGCGCATCATGCTCGGCACCTACGCGCTCAGCGCCGGCTACTACGACGCCTACTACCTGCGCGCCCAGAAGGTCCGCACGCTCATCCGGCGCGACTTCGACGAGGCCTTCGCGCGCTGCGACGTGGTGGCCGGCCCGGTGACGCCCACCGCGGCCTTCCGGCTCGGCGAGAAGGTGGACGACCCGCTGCAGATGTACCTCGCCGACATCTACACCATCCCCTGCAACCTGGCGGCGCTCCCCGGCCTCTCGCTCCCGTGCGGCCTGCACGAGGGGCAGGGGCTGCCGGTGGGGCTGCAGCTCGTCGGCCGCCCCTTCGACGAGGCGACGCTGCTCCGCGCCGCCCGCGCGCTGGAGCGCGAGCAGGGCCCGCTGCCCGCGCCGGCGGGGGTGTAG
- the gatB gene encoding Asp-tRNA(Asn)/Glu-tRNA(Gln) amidotransferase subunit GatB, translating to MPVSDFEVVMGLEVHAQLLTRTKIFCGCSTAFGAEPNHHVCPVCLALPGVLPRLNAEVVEFAVRTGLALGCEIQPKSVFARKNYFYPDLPKGYQISQYELPVCLGGGVDIEVDGVPKRIRLTRIHMEEDAGKSVHDALGGSAVDLNRAGVPLLEIVSEPDLRSVDEAVAYLKELRAILMALGVNDGNLEEGSFRCDANVSVRPRGQAALGQRCEIKNMNSFRYLKQAVEYEVARQVELVEAGGKVEQETRLFDPDRGETRAMRSKEDAHDYRYFPEPDLPPLLVDAAFVERVRGTLPELPRARAARYREALQLSAYDAGVLVADAGVAGFFDAALAAYGGGPERAKKVANWVNGEVARLANETGLAPRDWKLAPAALASLLRLLDAGTLGGPGAKQVLEVLFREGGDPEAVVKEKGLAQVSDEGAIEAAVDEVLAASPVEVERYRGGNRKLIGFFVGQVMKRMRGKGNPAVVNALLEKKLGGA from the coding sequence ATGCCCGTCTCCGACTTCGAGGTGGTGATGGGGCTGGAGGTGCACGCCCAGCTCCTCACCCGGACCAAGATCTTCTGCGGCTGCTCCACCGCCTTCGGCGCGGAGCCCAACCACCACGTCTGCCCGGTCTGCCTGGCGCTCCCGGGCGTGCTCCCGCGCCTCAACGCCGAGGTGGTGGAGTTCGCGGTGCGCACCGGGCTCGCGCTCGGCTGCGAGATCCAGCCCAAGAGCGTCTTCGCGCGGAAGAACTACTTCTACCCGGACCTGCCGAAGGGCTACCAGATCAGCCAGTACGAGCTGCCGGTCTGCCTCGGCGGCGGCGTGGACATCGAGGTGGACGGGGTCCCGAAGCGGATCCGGCTCACCCGCATCCACATGGAGGAGGACGCCGGCAAGAGCGTGCACGACGCGCTCGGCGGCTCGGCGGTGGACCTGAACCGCGCCGGCGTGCCGCTCCTCGAGATCGTCTCCGAGCCCGACCTGCGCTCGGTGGACGAGGCGGTCGCCTACCTCAAGGAGCTGCGCGCGATCCTCATGGCCCTCGGCGTGAACGACGGGAACCTCGAGGAGGGCTCGTTCCGCTGCGACGCCAACGTGAGCGTCCGGCCGCGCGGGCAGGCGGCGCTGGGGCAGCGCTGCGAGATCAAGAACATGAACTCCTTCCGCTATCTCAAGCAGGCGGTGGAGTACGAGGTGGCGCGGCAGGTGGAGCTCGTCGAGGCGGGCGGGAAGGTGGAGCAGGAGACCCGCCTCTTCGACCCGGACCGGGGCGAGACGCGGGCCATGCGCAGCAAGGAGGACGCGCACGACTACCGCTACTTCCCCGAGCCCGACCTCCCGCCGCTGCTCGTGGACGCCGCCTTCGTGGAGCGGGTGCGGGGGACGCTGCCGGAGCTGCCGCGCGCCCGCGCCGCCCGCTACCGCGAGGCGCTGCAGCTCTCGGCCTACGACGCCGGGGTGCTGGTGGCCGACGCCGGCGTGGCCGGCTTCTTCGACGCCGCCCTCGCGGCGTACGGCGGCGGGCCGGAGCGGGCCAAGAAGGTCGCCAACTGGGTGAACGGCGAGGTGGCCCGGCTCGCCAACGAGACCGGCCTCGCGCCGCGCGACTGGAAGCTCGCCCCCGCGGCGCTCGCCTCCCTGCTCCGGCTCCTCGACGCGGGCACGCTCGGCGGCCCCGGCGCCAAGCAGGTGCTGGAGGTGCTCTTCCGCGAGGGCGGCGACCCCGAGGCGGTGGTGAAGGAGAAGGGGCTCGCGCAGGTCTCCGACGAGGGGGCCATCGAGGCGGCGGTGGACGAGGTGCTGGCCGCGAGCCCGGTCGAGGTGGAGCGCTACCGGGGCGGGAACCGGAAGCTCATCGGCTTTTTCGTCGGGCAGGTGATGAAGCGCATGCGCGGCAAGGGCAACCCGGCGGTGGTGAACGCGCTCCTCGAGAAGAAGCTCGGGGGCGCCTGA